One Pomacea canaliculata isolate SZHN2017 linkage group LG9, ASM307304v1, whole genome shotgun sequence DNA segment encodes these proteins:
- the LOC112572451 gene encoding uncharacterized protein LOC112572451 isoform X2: protein MAFVHYSCPLTRLLVILCMIRGVMAFEGLKCPGGAKFTREGNLKLTCNSPHYINTIHTMKCERDITLLETSNCTGKRMVVIGPGLANRTLCTRKQYDDSQGHCQDGKPVGEVNCKDENSKRIYSCSFNATEKYTVVTWNIYCLEFCRAETHGNKSCLWLMSNVCPITISREKPPTTTAPPTTEAPTTEAPTTAAPEEEFPIWAAILIALGIGGLIALCLCLWLCLPCRKREQAQRGNAENPEGGEDAEGEEPESAESSESSEKSKESAAEGGEEATEEE from the exons ATGGCCTTTGTACACTACTCATGCCCTTTGACACGTCTGCTGGTCATCCTCTGCATGATCCGTGGCGTCATGGCTTTCGAAGGCCTGAAGTGCCCGGGCGGCGCTAAAT TCACACGGGAAGGTAACTTAAAGCTAACATGTAACAGTCCTCACTATATAAACACAATTCACACAATGAAGTGTGAAAGGGACATCACTTTACTTGAAACATCAAATTGCACTGGCAAGAGGATGGTGGTAATTGGTCCGGGTTTAGCAAACAGGACCCTTTGCACGCGCAAGCAATATGATGACTCGCAAGGCCATTGCCAGGATGGAAAACCAGTGGGCGAGGTTAACTGTAAAGACGAGAATTCCAAAAGGATTTATAGTTGCTCTTTCAACGCAACTGAAAAATACACAGTAGTGACTTGGAATATCTATTGTCTGGAATTCTGCCGAGCGGAGACTCACGGAAACAAAAGTTGTCTATGGCTCATGTCCAACGTATGTCCGATAACCA TCTCCAGAGAAAAACCACCAACTACCACCGCACCACCAACTACCGAAGCACCAACTACCGAAGCACCAACTACGGCAGCACCAGAGGAAGAATTCCCCATATGGGCGGCTATCCTCATTGCACTTGGCATTGGCGGTTTGATTG CATTGTGCCTGTGCCTGTGGCTGTGCCTACCGTGCAGAAAGCGTGAGCAGGCccaaag AGGAAATGCCGAAAATCCAGAagg AGGAGAAGATGCCGAAGGAGAGGAACCCGAAAGTGCTGAAAGTTCCGAAAGTTCCGAAAA GTCAAAAGAATCAGCAGCAGAGGG TGGTGAAGAAGCAACAGAGGAGGAGTAA
- the LOC112572451 gene encoding uncharacterized protein LOC112572451 isoform X1, producing MAFVHYSCPLTRLLVILCMIRGVMAFEGLKCPGGAKFTREGNLKLTCNSPHYINTIHTMKCERDITLLETSNCTGKRMVVIGPGLANRTLCTRKQYDDSQGHCQDGKPVGEVNCKDENSKRIYSCSFNATEKYTVVTWNIYCLEFCRAETHGNKSCLWLMSNVCPITISREKPPTTTAPPTTEAPTTEAPTTAAPEEEFPIWAAILIALGIGGLIALCLCLWLCLPCRKREQAQSPVQDPEGGNAENPEGGEDAEGEEPESAESSESSEKSKESAAEGGEEATEEE from the exons ATGGCCTTTGTACACTACTCATGCCCTTTGACACGTCTGCTGGTCATCCTCTGCATGATCCGTGGCGTCATGGCTTTCGAAGGCCTGAAGTGCCCGGGCGGCGCTAAAT TCACACGGGAAGGTAACTTAAAGCTAACATGTAACAGTCCTCACTATATAAACACAATTCACACAATGAAGTGTGAAAGGGACATCACTTTACTTGAAACATCAAATTGCACTGGCAAGAGGATGGTGGTAATTGGTCCGGGTTTAGCAAACAGGACCCTTTGCACGCGCAAGCAATATGATGACTCGCAAGGCCATTGCCAGGATGGAAAACCAGTGGGCGAGGTTAACTGTAAAGACGAGAATTCCAAAAGGATTTATAGTTGCTCTTTCAACGCAACTGAAAAATACACAGTAGTGACTTGGAATATCTATTGTCTGGAATTCTGCCGAGCGGAGACTCACGGAAACAAAAGTTGTCTATGGCTCATGTCCAACGTATGTCCGATAACCA TCTCCAGAGAAAAACCACCAACTACCACCGCACCACCAACTACCGAAGCACCAACTACCGAAGCACCAACTACGGCAGCACCAGAGGAAGAATTCCCCATATGGGCGGCTATCCTCATTGCACTTGGCATTGGCGGTTTGATTG CATTGTGCCTGTGCCTGTGGCTGTGCCTACCGTGCAGAAAGCGTGAGCAGGCccaaag TCCCGTACAAGATCCAGAAGG AGGAAATGCCGAAAATCCAGAagg AGGAGAAGATGCCGAAGGAGAGGAACCCGAAAGTGCTGAAAGTTCCGAAAGTTCCGAAAA GTCAAAAGAATCAGCAGCAGAGGG TGGTGAAGAAGCAACAGAGGAGGAGTAA